ACCTGATAGGGCTGCGCGCCGCCGCCCATATAACCAAAGACGAACTGCATACCCTGATCGGTGGCGGCTGAGAGGGACGTCATGCCGTTGGCTATGCCCCCAAGCATCACGTGCGATTGCGGGATAGCGAACAGGGCCAGGATCAGAACGACCTGAAGGCCGATGGCGCCAATGGCCAGGAAAACGGGAAACTTGCGCTTGTTCTCGGATAGTCCCCAGCAGATCAGCAGGATGACCACGATCCCCAGCAGGCTCTGCGCGTTTTCAAGACCATAATGGATGGGCACGTAGCTACTCCTGAGCCGGCAACAAACAAAAAGCTATAGTGATGGCATGTGCAGGATTTGTGACAGCCGCATGTCTATGCAGAAAGGCGGGCTCCGCCAAGGAACCCGCCTCCCTATCATACGTGTGTAACGAGACTAGAACGACGAACCGAGGCGCACCCCGAAGGTTTGCGGTGTATTCGGCACGATATAGGTGCGCTGATAACAGATGCTGCACTGAACATAGCGTGACAACTCGGCGCGCTCATTAAAGGCATTGCGCAGGTAAGCCTCCAGCGTCCATGTGTCCCACTCGACGCCAACGGCCAGATTGACGACCTTGAAGCCTCGCAGGCGACCAAGCGCCTCGGCCTGGGCGACACGAATATCGGTCGAGGCGCCGGATTGATAGGTGGCGTCGATCTGCCAGTACGGGCTGTACTTGCCGACATCCCAGCTATAGCGGACGTTGGCGGCCAGCTTGACCTGCGGCGTGATCGGCAGACGGGTGCCGATCGGGGCTGCGATCGAATCCTCGTGATCAGTGTAGACATCGGTGGCGACACCGCCCGGATACTGGGTTTCGTGGGTCGTGATGATGCCGGAGCAATCCTCGTTCGGATCCCCCTCAAAGGCGCAGAGATTGCTGGTGGTCTTGGCGCTGGTCAGAGCGCCGCTGGCGCCAATGGTCAGCCCCTGCATCGGCACCCAGGCCAGATCCATTTCCAGCCCCTTAATATCGGCGTCCGGACCATTGTGGATTTCGGTAAAGCTGTTCTGACCGAGGAAGGCGAACTGGAAGCTCTCCCACTTCTGATCATAGAGCGCGCCGTTGAGGTGGACCGTCTTGTTGAACAGGGTGGCTTTCCAGCCGAGTTCGAAATTGCTCAGATAGTCCGGCGCGTAGTTCGGCACGCTGGCGCGGCGGTTGATGCCACCGGGGCGGAAGCCCTTGGAATAGGTGCCGTAGAGCATGAGACCCGGTGTGGCCTTCCACGAAAGGTTGATCTTGGGCGAGAAACCGCTGCCCTTGGCGTGCTTGGGCGAGACGGAGCCGTCGGCGTTTTGGACGCCGAGATCGGTACAGGGCGTGCCTTCAACACCTCCCTTGGTGATCAGTGTGCCGGTCGGATCCTTGGGGTTGTCTACGCCATAGGTATCGGTGGTAAAGCAGCGACGGACGCCGGAAGAGCCATAGGTAGCGTTCGGCGCATCTGTACCGGCCAGGAAGCCTTGGCTGCGACCAAAGCCGAAGAAGCCGATCAGCGAATTGTCATAGGTGAAGGAGCGACCGCCGGCGGTCAGGGTCAGTTTCGGCGTGATATCGAAGCTGACTTCGCCGAAGATGGCGGCGTCGCGGTCGATACGGCTTTGCTTGGTCAGCCAGAGCGTACCTTCCCAGCCATTGACCGACATGGCTGCTGACAGGTTGGGCACCTGATAGTCCTGTAGGATGTCGTGCGTCTGGTATTGATAGAAGGCCCCGGCGACGAAGCGCAGGCGGTCGGTGGTTGGCGAGGCGATGCGGAACTCGTGGCTCTGCTTGGTGAACTTGTCCGTTCCGAAGATGGTCTGACGCGAATCGATGGTGTCACCGGCTTCGTTGGTGAAGTACTGATAGTTGGCGACCCCGCCGTAGGAAGCGTAGAGCGCGTCGTAAGCCTCAGCGTAGTCAGTGTAATCTGACTGCGTATTGACCTTGCGTTCCATATAGGCGCCGGCATAGGTCAGGTCGAAATTGCCGATCTTGCCCTGAACGGTAAGCGCGGCCTGAGCGAAGCGGTCATGGCCACTTTCCGGGAAGAAGCGCTGAACCTGCAGATCATCCAGCGAGGTATCGTAGGCATAGGTGCCGTGGCTCTTGGTGTCCTGCGCGATGATCGTCGCCGTCGTCGTCCAGTTGTCGTCAAGGTCGACCTTCAGAGCTGCGCGGCCTCCGACGATATCCGTGTCGTTATAGTCCTTCTTGACGAACTGATCATTGTTGACCGTGATGCCGGGCAGGTAACCACCATCCCCATCTGATGCGCCGAGAAAGGTGCGCGTGCCAGGAATATTATCGATATAGCCGGCGTCGTGTTCGTACCAGCCGACCAGGCGCAAGGCGGCCTTACTGCCGATCGGGGTGTTGAACATGCCCTCCAGCTGGCCGCCCATTCCGCCATCGGTAACCTTGTTCACTTCGCTATCGAAGCGGCCATAGGTGCCGGTCATATCCGGCTTGTTGGTGATGATGCGCAGGGTGCCAGCTTCCGATGAAGCGCCGTACAGTGTGCCCTGCGGACCGGCCAGCGATTCAATGCGGGCGATGTCATAGACGTGGACATCAAGCGCACCGTCGATCGTGGTGACCGGCTGTTCGTCGAGATAGATGCCGACGCTGGGGAGCGAGCCGGAGTGATTGCCGTCACCGCCCGAGGCAACGCCGCGGAAATAGACTTTGGTCGAGCCGGGCGAACTGGTCTGGAACGAGACGCTGGGGAGCTGGGCGGCGAAGTCGTTGAAATTAGAGATGTTGAGTTCATCCAGCTTCTTGGTGCCGAGCACCTGAATGCTGATCGGTACGTCTTGCAGGCGTTGCGAGCGTTTCTGTGCCGTGACGATGACCTCGATGCCATCGGAGTCCGCACCCGCGGCGACCGTGGCGGGCGTACTTTGAGCAAAAGCAAAGGCTGGCAGTGTAGCGAGCATGGTGCTCGTCAGAAGGGTGGTGGTTAAGCGACGCGCATTCATGGATAGCCCCCGTATGTCGGTTTAAGGCTTCGAGACTGTGCTTCGCTTTTAAAAGCGTCAATGGTCATCTGTTGCGGCGCAAAATTGAGATCACAAATGTGTCGCAATTGCCGCACTTTTTGCCACAAACACCCGAGCAGAATGTCAGTTTTGCAAGCAAATTACAGGGATACCGCATATTTCCGCAAGGTTGACCCTAGGTTATGTTATCTCGCATGTGCGAAATGAGGCGCATTGGGATAGGCCTCCAGTACCGAGCCGAGGGCCGCCTTCAACGGCTCTAGCCACGGCTCGAAACCCTGCCAGCCTTCGGTGCCTTCGCGAAAAATCGGCTTACGCACCTGTTCGGATGAGGCCGTGCGCACCGCACGCTCGGTTTCGTGAAAACGCAGGGTCGCCGCCTCAAATTCCAGTCCGCAGGCGGCCAGCAGGGCGCGCACTTCCGTCTCGGTATCATCCACCATGCGCTCATAGAAGACCCGATGCACCCGCCCTGGCAGGACGTCATCGACATGCTTCATCAGGCGCACATAGTCGGCGTAATAGCGGCCGAGATCGTCCAGACTGTAAGAAAAGGCCTGACCTTTGGCGAAATGCTGCTTGAAGTTCGAGAAACAGCAGCCGAGCGGATGGCGGCGTGCATCGATGATGATGGCATTGGGCAGGATCAGGTGGACGAAGGGCACATGCGCCCAGTTGTTCGGCAACTTGTCGATGAACAAAGGACGGCCGGTCTTGCGCTGGATTCGAGTACGCGCCAGATAGCTTTCGCCGAGGTCTCGCAGGCGTTCCGGTGTCAAATCAGCAATCGGGTTGGGATAATCCTTAGACGTGCGCGCCAGGGCCGGAATATCCGGCAGTTCCGAGGTGCCTTCGATCTGGCTGTGGCTGGAGAGGATCTGCTCGACCAGGGTGGAGCCGGCACGCGGCATGCCCAGAATAAAGATCGGATCGCGGGCATCGCAGCCCTGCCCTTCGCGCGCCTGGAAAAATTCCGGCGTAAACAGGGCCACGCTGCGATCAACAAAGGCCGTGGTGTCTTCGGCGCTATAGTCGACCGTCTCCCGCCGAAGCGTGTTGCCAGACTCATAATGGCGGAAAGCTTGCGCGTAGGCCTTCTGGTCTTCATAAGCCTTGCCGAGCGCGAAATCGAGGTGGAAGCGGTCCTCATCGCGCAAGGTGTCGCGGGCGAGCGCGCTTTCCATCGCCGCCACGTCGTCCGGCGTGAAGCGTACCGTCTTGAGATTGGCCAGGCTCCACCATACCTCGCCAAGCGTCGGGGTCAGCTCAAGCGCCGTGCGATAGGCGGCGATCCCATCCTCCTGCCGCCCCACCGTCTTGAGCATATGGCCGAGGCTCATCCATACCTTCGGCTGGTTCGGCGCTTTGGCTACCACGTCCTGATAAAGCTGGATGGCCTCATCGAAACCGCCAATCTTGCTGAGCGCCGCCGCCTTCAGATTGCTGAGACCGATATTTTCCGACTCGCCATCAAGCAGACTATCGAGTTCGGCGATGGCTTCCGGCGCGCGGTTTTGTTTGTAGAGCACCGAGGCCAGATTGGCGCGGGCCGCGCCAAAGGTCGGCGCCAGTTCCAGAGCGCGGCGCAGCAGGTTTTCCGAGTCACGATAGCGCCCGATGCGCGCCGCCACCTCGGCCAGCATGCGGATGGCGGCCACATCGAACGGATCGTTTTTGAGAT
The window above is part of the Asticcacaulis sp. MM231 genome. Proteins encoded here:
- a CDS encoding TonB-dependent receptor, producing the protein MLATLPAFAFAQSTPATVAAGADSDGIEVIVTAQKRSQRLQDVPISIQVLGTKKLDELNISNFNDFAAQLPSVSFQTSSPGSTKVYFRGVASGGDGNHSGSLPSVGIYLDEQPVTTIDGALDVHVYDIARIESLAGPQGTLYGASSEAGTLRIITNKPDMTGTYGRFDSEVNKVTDGGMGGQLEGMFNTPIGSKAALRLVGWYEHDAGYIDNIPGTRTFLGASDGDGGYLPGITVNNDQFVKKDYNDTDIVGGRAALKVDLDDNWTTTATIIAQDTKSHGTYAYDTSLDDLQVQRFFPESGHDRFAQAALTVQGKIGNFDLTYAGAYMERKVNTQSDYTDYAEAYDALYASYGGVANYQYFTNEAGDTIDSRQTIFGTDKFTKQSHEFRIASPTTDRLRFVAGAFYQYQTHDILQDYQVPNLSAAMSVNGWEGTLWLTKQSRIDRDAAIFGEVSFDITPKLTLTAGGRSFTYDNSLIGFFGFGRSQGFLAGTDAPNATYGSSGVRRCFTTDTYGVDNPKDPTGTLITKGGVEGTPCTDLGVQNADGSVSPKHAKGSGFSPKINLSWKATPGLMLYGTYSKGFRPGGINRRASVPNYAPDYLSNFELGWKATLFNKTVHLNGALYDQKWESFQFAFLGQNSFTEIHNGPDADIKGLEMDLAWVPMQGLTIGASGALTSAKTTSNLCAFEGDPNEDCSGIITTHETQYPGGVATDVYTDHEDSIAAPIGTRLPITPQVKLAANVRYSWDVGKYSPYWQIDATYQSGASTDIRVAQAEALGRLRGFKVVNLAVGVEWDTWTLEAYLRNAFNERAELSRYVQCSICYQRTYIVPNTPQTFGVRLGSSF
- a CDS encoding sulfotransferase, which produces MSPSFDSPETPEQIAIRQGMQNADVMNAALALYDNRLEVAEPLLRQHLKNDPFDVAAIRMLAEVAARIGRYRDSENLLRRALELAPTFGAARANLASVLYKQNRAPEAIAELDSLLDGESENIGLSNLKAAALSKIGGFDEAIQLYQDVVAKAPNQPKVWMSLGHMLKTVGRQEDGIAAYRTALELTPTLGEVWWSLANLKTVRFTPDDVAAMESALARDTLRDEDRFHLDFALGKAYEDQKAYAQAFRHYESGNTLRRETVDYSAEDTTAFVDRSVALFTPEFFQAREGQGCDARDPIFILGMPRAGSTLVEQILSSHSQIEGTSELPDIPALARTSKDYPNPIADLTPERLRDLGESYLARTRIQRKTGRPLFIDKLPNNWAHVPFVHLILPNAIIIDARRHPLGCCFSNFKQHFAKGQAFSYSLDDLGRYYADYVRLMKHVDDVLPGRVHRVFYERMVDDTETEVRALLAACGLEFEAATLRFHETERAVRTASSEQVRKPIFREGTEGWQGFEPWLEPLKAALGSVLEAYPNAPHFAHAR